One window of the Rosa rugosa chromosome 3, drRosRugo1.1, whole genome shotgun sequence genome contains the following:
- the LOC133738855 gene encoding probable flavin-containing monooxygenase 1, with protein DIVALIIEYKFKQVYLVDFVVLCIGRFSGIPKIPKFPPNKGPEEFHGNVIHSIEYASKDYESAAEFVKGKQVTVVGFQKSALDIAMECSNANGVEHPCTVLYRTEHWNLPAGVPFAHLYLNRFSELLVHKPGEGLLLNLLATILSPMRWAFSKFVESYIDKKLGLSKYGMVPKHSFLQDISSCLISAMPEKFYDRVQEGSILLKKSPKSFSFCREGILVEGENSLVKTDLVILATGFRGDENLKDIFVSPTFQDNIAGSPTSILPLYRGCIHGRIPQLAVIGFGVSISNLYTSEMRCRWLAELLGGTFKVPSIKETEKDVKQWDEYAKRYSRKYYWRSCIGALHIWYNDQLCKDMGWNPKRKKGLLAELFEPYGPTDYISS; from the exons GATATAGTCGCATTGATCATTGAGTATAAATTCAAGCAGGTTTACTTGGTAGACTTTGTAGTCCTCTGCATTGGACGATTCAGTGGTATTCCAAAGATTCCTAAATTTCCTCCGAACAAGGGTCCAGAAGAATTTCATGGTAATGTCATACACTCGATCGAATATGCTTCCAAGGATTATGAAAGCGCTGCTGAATTTGTGAAAGGAAAGCAAGTAACAGTTGTTGGGTTTCAGAAATCTGCATTGGACATTGCAATGGAGTGCTCAAATGCAAATG GGGTAGAACATCCATGTACAGTGTTGTACAGGACAGAACATTGGAATCTTCCTGCCGGTGTGCCTTTCGCACACCTATACCTCAATCGCTTCTCGGAGCTTTTGGTTCATAAGCCTGGTGAAGGCCTCCTACTCAATCTCCTTGCAACAATTCTTTCACCTATG AGATGGGCATTTTCAAAATTTGTTGAAAGCTACATAGATAAGAAGCTTGGATTATCCAAGTATGGAATGGTACCTAAGCATAGTTTCCTTCAAGATATTAGTTCCTGTCTGATCTCAGCCATGCCTGAAAAATTCTATGACCGAGTCCAAGAAGGAAGCATTTTACTTAAGAAATCTCCCAAAAGCTTCAGCTTTTGCCGAGAAGGCATTTTGGTTGAAGGAGAAAACTCCCTTGTAAAGACAGATTTGGTCATATTGGCTACTGGATTTAGAGGTGATGAGAATCTTAAAGACATCTTTGTGTCACCAACATTTCAAGACAACATAGCTGGATCACCTACGTCCATTTTACCTCTCTACAG GGGATGCATCCATGGACGAATTCCACAACTAGCTGTAATTGGATTCGGCGTCAGTATCTCAAACTTGTACACATCCGAGATGAGGTGCAGATGGCTAGCAGAGCTTCTTGGAGGCACATTCAAGGTACCAAGCATAAAAGAAACGGAGAAAGATGTGAAACAATGGGATGAGTATGCCAAGCGATACTCCAGAAAATACTACTGGAGATCATGCATCGGAGCGCTTCATATATGGTACAATGACCAATTGTGCAAGGATATGGGATGGAATCCCAAAAGGAAGAAGGGACTTCTTGCTGAACTATTTGAGCCTTATGGCCCAACGGATTATATTTCCTCTTAA
- the LOC133739575 gene encoding cucurbitadienol 11-hydroxylase-like — MWTEVGLCLVAFLVIYITHWIIKWRNPKCNGVLPPGSMGLPLIGETLSLIIPSYSLDLHPFIKKRLERYGPIFRTSLAGRPVVISADPEFNNFLFQQEGRSVEMWYLDTFSKIFVHEGESKTNAVGIVHKYVRSIFLNHFGAERLKEKLLPEIQEFVNKSLCSWSSQESVEVKHAGSVMVLNFSAKQMISYDAEKSTDDLSEKYTKIIDGLMSFPLNIPGTAYYNCTKHQKKVTTMLRDMLKERHDSPETQHGDFLDQIANDMDKEKFLSEDFSVQLVFGGLFATFESISAVLALAFSLLAEHPSVLQELTAEHEAILKNREDPNTSLTWDEYKSMTFTLQVINETLRLGNVAPGLLRRALRDIPVKGFTIPEGWTIMVVTSALQLNPNTFEDPIKFNPWRWKDIDSHSISKNFMPFGGGMRQCAGAEYSRVFLSTFFHVLVTKYRWTTIKAARIARNPILGFGDGIHIKFSEKKK, encoded by the exons ATGTGGACTGAGGTGGGATTGTGTTTAGTAGCATTTCTGGTGATATACATCACCCACTGGATTATCAAATGGAGGAACCCAAAGTGCAATGGAGTTCTTCCTCCAGGTTCAATGGGTTTGCCTCTCATCGGTGAGACCCTCAGTTTGATCATTCCAAGCTATTCTCTAGATCTTCACCCTTTCATTAAGAAAAGACTTGAAAG ATATGGACCTATATTTCGGACTAGTTTGGCGGGTAGGCCAGTTGTGATATCAGCTGATCCTGAATTCAATAACTTCCTTTTTCAGCAAGAAGGGAGGTCTGTTGAAATGTGGTACTTGGATACATTTTCAAAGATCTTCGTGCATGAAGGTGAATCAAAGACAAACGCAGTTGGCATCGTTCACAAGTACGTAAGGAGCATTTTCTTGAATCACTTTGGTGCTGAGAGGCTTAAGGAAAAGTTGCTCCCTGAAATACAAGAATTCGTCAACAAAAGTTTATGTTCTTGGTCAAGTCAGGAATCTGTTGAAGTGAAACATGCTGGCTCAGTT ATGGTTCTTAATTTTAGTGCAAAGCAGATGATTAGTTATGATGCTGAAAAATCTACTGATGACCTGAGTGAGAAATATACTAAAATCATAGATGGCCTTATGTCGTTTCCCTTGAATATCCCCGGGACTGCATACTATAATTGTACCAAG CACCAAAAGAAGGTAACGACCATGTTGAGGGATATGCTCAAGGAGAGACACGATTCACCTGAGACCCAACATGGAGATTTCCTTGATCAAATTGCAAATGACATGGATAAGGAGAAGTTTTTATCAGAGGATTTTAGTGTTCAGTTGGTGTTCGGGGGCTTATTCGCTACCTTTGAATCTATTTCAGCAGTGTTGGCATTAGCCTTCAGTTTACTTGCAGAGCATCCTTCAGTCTTACAAGAGTTGACT GCTGAGCATGAAGCTATTCTCAAAAACAGAGAAGATCCAAATACTTCACTGACATGGGATGAATATAAATCGATGACTTTTACTCTTCAG GTTATCAACGAAACTCTTCGGTTGGGTAATGTTGCACCCGGCTTGTTGCGTAGAGCTTTGAGAGACATCCCAGTAAAGG GATTTACAATCCCAGAAGGTTGGACGATTATGGTTGTCACGTCTGCGCTTCAGTTAAATCCCAACACATTCGAGGATCCCATTAAGTTCAATCCATGGCGTTGGAAG GACATTGACTCGCACTCTATATCCAAGAATTTCATGCCTTTTGGTGGAGGAATGAGACAATGTGCCGGGGCAGAGTATAGTAGAGTTTTCTTGTCTACATTTTTCCATGTCTTGGTCACCAAATACAG GTGGACAACAATCAAAGCAGCACGGATTGCTCGAAATCCCATTTTAGGGTTTGGTGATGGCATTCACATTAAGTTCTCAGAGAAGAAAAAGTGA